One genomic region from Nocardia vinacea encodes:
- a CDS encoding trypsin-like peptidase domain-containing protein: MTTESTNSGPSESRPSAGDTNDSAPRGNLRPSDAPVLGPRPVYRPHVDGHTAHAFRRPSGQAGSFGEQPKSSGSGAPQVGPELHNSPPDAVLAEAFGRPDGSSELLQRDPDAADTGAPAAGPADPWRDPDAAARLGAPAVATPRPAPLPQARKLSAREVLFGSRVAPKALALLAAVALAVGVLGGLVGRLTAEATSPLTSRKVALEQSGEVERPHGLIAKVANAVLPSVVSIRVTVGDNGATGSGVVIDGAGYVATNNHVISMAAQDKSNRAAIQVTFSDGSRVPANIVGRDPKTDLAVLKVDVKNLTVANLGKSKDVQVGDDVLAIGSPLGLSKTVTSGIVSALHRPVALSGEGSDTKAVIDAVQTDASINPGNSGGALVDMEGRVIGINTAIRSETGGSVGLGFAIPVDMVTNIAQTLIRDGQVHHPKIGLSARSKQVANDVMSGAAVADVEPGGPAAKAGIVENDVIVKIGDREVTGPDELVVAVQQRKIGETVNVQLIRDGRQVDVPVTLESD; encoded by the coding sequence GTGACCACCGAATCGACGAATTCCGGGCCGTCGGAATCGCGGCCCTCCGCAGGCGACACCAACGATTCGGCGCCCCGGGGGAACTTAAGGCCGTCGGACGCGCCCGTACTCGGACCGCGCCCGGTCTACCGGCCCCACGTGGACGGTCACACGGCGCATGCGTTCCGCCGCCCCTCGGGCCAGGCCGGTTCGTTCGGCGAGCAGCCCAAATCGAGCGGTTCGGGTGCACCGCAGGTCGGCCCGGAACTGCACAACAGCCCGCCCGACGCGGTGCTTGCGGAGGCTTTCGGTCGCCCCGACGGCTCCTCCGAACTCCTGCAGCGTGATCCCGACGCCGCCGACACCGGCGCACCGGCGGCCGGTCCGGCCGATCCGTGGCGCGATCCCGACGCCGCCGCCCGTCTCGGCGCACCCGCCGTCGCGACCCCGCGGCCCGCACCGTTGCCGCAGGCGCGGAAGCTTTCCGCCAGGGAGGTGCTCTTCGGCTCCCGGGTGGCGCCCAAGGCGCTGGCTCTGCTCGCGGCCGTCGCGCTGGCCGTCGGTGTACTCGGCGGACTGGTCGGCCGGTTGACCGCGGAGGCGACGTCCCCGTTGACCTCGCGCAAGGTCGCCCTGGAGCAGTCCGGCGAGGTCGAGCGCCCGCACGGCCTGATCGCCAAGGTGGCCAATGCGGTGCTGCCCTCGGTGGTCTCGATCCGGGTCACGGTCGGCGACAACGGCGCGACCGGTTCCGGTGTGGTCATCGACGGTGCGGGATACGTCGCGACCAACAATCACGTGATTTCGATGGCGGCACAGGACAAGTCGAACCGGGCCGCCATTCAGGTGACCTTCTCCGACGGCAGCCGGGTGCCCGCGAATATCGTCGGTCGCGATCCGAAGACCGATCTGGCGGTGCTCAAGGTCGATGTGAAGAATCTCACTGTCGCCAATCTGGGCAAGTCCAAGGACGTTCAGGTGGGTGACGACGTGCTGGCGATCGGTTCACCGCTCGGCCTGAGCAAGACCGTCACCTCCGGCATCGTCAGTGCCCTGCACCGTCCGGTCGCGCTCTCCGGTGAAGGTAGCGATACCAAGGCCGTCATCGACGCGGTGCAGACCGACGCCTCGATCAACCCGGGTAACTCCGGTGGCGCACTGGTCGACATGGAGGGCCGGGTCATCGGGATCAATACCGCGATCCGCAGTGAGACCGGCGGTTCGGTCGGCCTCGGCTTCGCGATTCCGGTGGATATGGTGACCAATATCGCGCAGACCCTGATCCGCGACGGCCAGGTGCACCACCCGAAGATCGGTCTGAGCGCACGCAGCAAGCAGGTCGCAAACGATGTGATGAGCGGCGCGGCGGTCGCCGACGTGGAACCCGGCGGACCGGCGGCCAAGGCCGGAATCGTCGAGAACGACGTCATCGTGAAGATCGGCGATCGCGAGGTGACCGGCCCGGATGAGCTGGTGGTCGCCGTGCAGCAGCGCAAGATCGGCGAGACGGTGAACGTGCAGTTGATCCGCGATGGCAGGCAGGTGGACGTACCGGTCACGCTGGAATCGGACTGA
- the tatB gene encoding Sec-independent protein translocase protein TatB, translating to MFSNISWGEMVILLVAALVILGPERLPGAIRWTTQSLRKVRDYASGATQQLQQELGPEFEDLRKPLADLNELRQMSPRQMVTKHLLNGDDSVFREFEKAIPDKQDLLGANSGMPDYPMPKLEKPLEHNERPPIDTDAT from the coding sequence GTGTTCAGCAACATCAGCTGGGGCGAGATGGTCATCCTCCTCGTCGCCGCCCTCGTGATCCTCGGCCCGGAGCGACTGCCCGGGGCGATTCGCTGGACCACGCAGAGCCTGCGCAAGGTTCGCGACTACGCCAGCGGTGCGACCCAGCAGCTGCAGCAGGAGCTCGGACCGGAATTCGAGGACCTGCGTAAGCCGCTGGCCGATCTGAACGAGCTGCGCCAGATGTCGCCGCGCCAGATGGTCACCAAACATCTTCTGAATGGCGACGATTCGGTTTTCCGCGAATTCGAGAAGGCGATCCCCGATAAGCAGGACCTGCTCGGCGCCAACAGCGGCATGCCGGACTACCCGATGCCCAAGCTCGAAAAGCCCTTGGAGCACAACGAACGTCCGCCGATCGACACCGACGCGACGTAA
- a CDS encoding XdhC family protein, translating to MRTMLEQLVQLAAREPVAMARIVDATGPGPRELGAAMVVTADGEVLGSLSGGCVEATVVESAREVLASGHAVSDRFGYAEADGFAVGLTCGGEIEVFVERVDGTRLPVLSALRAAIVAGEPISLATTLDAAPDWKLLRPGASEPWRGVDRDARALLAAGRSGLVGSDECETVQAPRPRVFVQTFAAPARMILAGANDFVRALARTGRQLGYRVTVVDARETFTTPARFPSAHEVVVDWPHRYLTAEHAAGRIDERTVVCVLTHDTKFDVPMIVAALSIEEICFVGALGSRRTHTERTERLRAAGITDDQLARLKSPLGLDLNAHTPDETAISIAAQILAERGGASAQPLARTDGPIHH from the coding sequence GTGCGCACGATGCTCGAACAGTTGGTGCAGCTTGCCGCTCGGGAGCCGGTGGCAATGGCCCGCATCGTGGATGCGACCGGGCCCGGCCCGCGCGAATTGGGCGCGGCGATGGTCGTTACCGCGGACGGCGAAGTGCTCGGCTCGTTATCGGGCGGCTGTGTCGAGGCCACGGTGGTCGAGTCGGCTCGGGAAGTGCTGGCCAGTGGACATGCGGTATCGGATCGGTTCGGATATGCCGAGGCCGACGGTTTCGCGGTGGGGCTGACCTGCGGGGGTGAGATCGAAGTCTTCGTCGAACGCGTCGATGGCACCCGGCTGCCGGTGCTGTCCGCATTGCGTGCGGCGATCGTGGCGGGTGAGCCGATATCGCTGGCCACCACCCTGGATGCCGCCCCGGACTGGAAACTACTGCGTCCCGGCGCTTCCGAGCCGTGGCGCGGCGTCGACCGCGACGCGCGGGCGCTGCTCGCCGCCGGGCGCAGCGGTCTGGTCGGCTCGGATGAATGCGAAACGGTCCAGGCCCCACGCCCTCGCGTCTTTGTCCAGACCTTCGCCGCCCCGGCCCGCATGATCCTGGCGGGCGCCAACGACTTCGTCCGCGCCCTCGCCCGCACCGGCCGTCAACTCGGCTACCGCGTCACCGTCGTCGACGCCCGCGAAACCTTCACCACCCCAGCCCGATTCCCCTCCGCACACGAGGTAGTCGTCGACTGGCCGCACCGCTACCTGACCGCCGAACACGCCGCCGGACGCATCGACGAACGCACCGTGGTCTGTGTCCTCACCCACGACACCAAATTCGATGTCCCGATGATCGTGGCGGCATTGAGCATCGAGGAAATCTGTTTTGTTGGGGCGTTGGGCTCCCGGCGTACTCACACCGAGCGCACCGAACGCCTGCGCGCCGCAGGCATCACCGACGATCAGCTGGCCCGCCTGAAAAGCCCACTCGGCCTTGATCTCAACGCTCACACCCCCGACGAAACCGCCATCTCCATCGCCGCCCAGATCCTCGCCGAACGCGGTGGTGCATCGGCGCAGCCGCTCGCGCGAACAGACGGACCGATCCACCATTGA